A stretch of the Sorangium aterium genome encodes the following:
- a CDS encoding serine/threonine protein kinase, protein MPDSGQREVTGSSKVSRAAATDPLLGRVINGRFKIVSVIARGGMGKVYRAEQAPLGRICALKVLSPKYEGDHDPEFHRRFFLEASIAAKLTHPNTVTVFDYGQSDDDIYYIAMEYIEGKTLHRVLREEGPFSEARAAHIARQICRSLREAHGLGVVHRDLKPGNVLLVDHEDEHDHVKVLDFGLVKDTQSGEDLTQQGLFMGSPKYMAPEQITGDDVSARTDIYALGVMMYEMLSGQVPFDKGASVGTLMSHVHDQLPPMQAHNPQLSISQTMEGIVYRCLEKDPAHRFSSMNELVTALKFAAGGISTRDTGENPPMPSSTTGYRASLPSYPSAPSRPSATPYPSAPSYPSAASYPSTLSRPPATPYPSAPPHPPATPYPSAPPLSTTSDFPGLSTPNSSPPTSSPATYTGPLATDSALKQPAAPVFVPPSITDAMGSRPAPPAEGLSSTQTGAGPGRKVIPWALAATLGVGVGVTAVLLARAPAAQTGAAAREQGAVSPPPPAAPAPAAPAARGLQIESTPPGAAVREGNKELCAETPCEIVWRGAAAALALEHELVFEKPGYKPATVRVSGAEEKVRAKLDPAAIAAPAALSKPRANIQKPEPYKSNPY, encoded by the coding sequence ATGCCTGATAGCGGACAGCGAGAGGTAACCGGCAGCTCGAAGGTCTCGAGGGCTGCCGCGACAGACCCGCTGCTGGGGCGTGTCATCAACGGCCGCTTCAAGATCGTCAGCGTCATCGCCCGCGGCGGCATGGGGAAGGTGTACAGGGCCGAGCAGGCGCCGCTCGGCCGCATCTGCGCGCTCAAGGTGCTGAGCCCCAAGTACGAGGGCGACCACGATCCCGAGTTCCACAGGCGCTTCTTCCTCGAAGCGTCGATCGCGGCGAAGCTCACGCACCCGAACACGGTCACCGTGTTCGACTACGGCCAGAGCGACGACGATATCTACTACATCGCGATGGAGTACATCGAGGGGAAGACCCTGCACCGCGTGCTCCGCGAGGAAGGGCCGTTCTCCGAGGCGCGCGCGGCCCACATCGCGCGCCAGATCTGCCGGTCGCTCCGCGAGGCGCACGGGCTCGGCGTCGTGCACCGCGATCTCAAGCCGGGCAACGTGCTGCTCGTCGATCACGAGGACGAGCACGACCACGTGAAGGTGCTCGATTTCGGGCTCGTCAAGGACACCCAGAGCGGCGAGGACCTGACCCAACAGGGCCTGTTCATGGGCTCGCCCAAGTACATGGCGCCCGAGCAGATCACCGGCGACGACGTCTCGGCGCGCACCGATATCTACGCGCTCGGCGTGATGATGTACGAGATGCTGTCGGGCCAGGTGCCCTTCGACAAGGGCGCGAGCGTCGGGACGCTCATGTCGCACGTCCACGACCAGCTCCCGCCGATGCAGGCCCACAACCCGCAGCTCTCCATCTCGCAGACGATGGAGGGGATCGTCTATCGCTGCCTGGAGAAGGACCCGGCGCATCGCTTCTCCTCGATGAACGAGCTCGTCACCGCGCTCAAGTTCGCCGCGGGCGGCATCTCCACGCGAGACACGGGCGAGAACCCGCCCATGCCGTCCAGCACGACGGGCTACCGCGCGTCGTTGCCCTCGTATCCGTCGGCGCCCTCGCGTCCGTCGGCCACGCCGTACCCGTCGGCGCCTTCGTATCCGTCGGCCGCTTCGTACCCGTCGACGCTCTCGCGTCCGCCGGCCACGCCGTACCCATCGGCGCCTCCGCATCCGCCGGCCACGCCGTACCCATCGGCCCCTCCTCTCTCGACGACGAGCGATTTTCCGGGCCTCTCCACGCCGAACTCGTCGCCCCCCACGAGCTCGCCCGCCACCTATACAGGCCCCCTCGCCACGGACAGCGCCCTCAAGCAGCCGGCGGCGCCCGTCTTCGTCCCCCCGTCGATCACCGACGCGATGGGATCGCGCCCAGCGCCGCCCGCGGAGGGGCTCTCCTCCACCCAGACCGGCGCGGGCCCAGGTCGAAAGGTCATCCCCTGGGCGCTCGCCGCGACCCTCGGTGTCGGCGTCGGCGTCACCGCCGTCCTGCTGGCGCGCGCGCCGGCCGCCCAGACGGGCGCGGCGGCGCGCGAGCAGGGCGCGGTGAGCCCGCCTCCACCCGCAGCGCCGGCTCCGGCAGCGCCGGCGGCGCGGGGGCTGCAGATCGAGAGCACGCCGCCCGGCGCGGCCGTCAGGGAAGGCAACAAGGAGCTCTGCGCCGAGACGCCGTGCGAGATCGTCTGGCGAGGGGCCGCGGCCGCGCTCGCGCTGGAGCACGAGCTCGTGTTCGAGAAGCCGGGCTACAAGCCCGCCACGGTGCGCGTCTCCGGCGCCGAGGAGAAGGTGCGCGCGAAGCTCGACCCGGCCGCGATCGCGGCGCCGGCGGCCCTGAGCAAGCCCAGGGCGAACATCCAGAAGCCCGAGCCGTACAAGAGCAACCCCTACTGA
- a CDS encoding TonB-dependent receptor domain-containing protein, which produces MSSSDSCSHRRRDAVPALDPTHDARAARPRRATALQRKLLACAVAFGAMTAARGALADARTEARLHFRAGMDLIAQKQFDEGIRQLQKANEILPHPNVTFNIARAHAEAGHIEQALAAYREYIASDPPDREQVTRIVEQLEQRLAAQRTAAIPEPKQPPTPAPQQPAPQQPAPGEAPAPPASPAPAGEPAAQGAPAAAATKAAAPAPGPGSKAAPGDAAGIVGAARTEDVYQETVVTASRGAQSPLDSPNSTTIVTRQDIRLSGITRIPELLRRVAGMDVMQITGGDENVSMRGFNSRLANKILVLVNGRTVKNDVLGSTFWEALSIDVDQIERIEVVRGPGSALYGADAFAGIVNIITIEPGVGKSGFRAGYGDHRQGYASVWASAREGDFAYRLSAGYTRYPRWSREVADDRIDLETSGQSQDLGAQNVRIDLRTSQRLGPQRELTVGAGYSRSELDIYGIGPFNDYNLEVANADVAVAYRSENVNARTYYSNLDGYSLLNAAYLGHTLFAGRPQQHVVNAELEFVKTLRAPSPVVHDFHIGLGYRLKATSWSYLEDDMPLEHQGSVFLQDSMKLGERVTVVASGRLDYVPYLERLIPSPRGSVIFKPTERQAIRVSGSTAFRSPTSLEAYVDLPIQLALPGLELLSTSRTPDSSERPIDPEQIITAEASYLNQQSDYFEFEITAYYNRVSDLIVLAEPQRTTLSQRAHGSGGLNPETGRYTSGFGGFENQSDVYHVFGGELGGRVYPIEGLDIFANYALNRSVHRRPDGRDTLEDARTSRHKVNAGVQVRTPIGVDGEVTLHYQSSQVWAEQVPTGTVIATKQYELPAYTLLNARVGYRFLDRAEISATVFNALDGLGDNALQMHPFGNRIGRRFMGFFSYSL; this is translated from the coding sequence ATGTCGTCTTCCGATTCCTGCTCGCACCGCCGCCGCGACGCCGTCCCGGCGCTCGACCCGACCCACGACGCCCGCGCAGCGCGGCCGCGCCGCGCGACGGCGCTCCAGCGGAAGCTCCTCGCCTGCGCCGTCGCCTTCGGCGCGATGACCGCCGCGCGCGGCGCGCTCGCCGACGCCCGCACCGAGGCGCGCCTCCACTTCCGGGCAGGCATGGATCTCATCGCCCAGAAGCAGTTCGACGAGGGCATCCGGCAGCTCCAGAAGGCCAACGAGATCCTCCCCCACCCGAACGTCACCTTCAACATCGCGCGCGCGCACGCCGAGGCCGGCCACATCGAGCAGGCGCTCGCCGCCTACCGCGAGTACATCGCCAGCGATCCCCCGGACCGTGAGCAGGTGACGCGGATCGTGGAGCAGCTGGAGCAGCGCCTCGCCGCGCAGCGCACCGCGGCGATCCCCGAGCCGAAGCAGCCGCCGACGCCCGCGCCGCAGCAGCCGGCGCCGCAGCAGCCCGCCCCCGGCGAGGCCCCCGCGCCGCCCGCCTCGCCGGCCCCCGCCGGGGAGCCGGCCGCACAGGGCGCGCCCGCGGCGGCCGCGACGAAGGCGGCAGCGCCGGCGCCAGGGCCAGGATCGAAGGCGGCCCCCGGCGACGCCGCGGGGATCGTCGGCGCGGCCCGGACCGAGGACGTCTACCAGGAGACGGTCGTCACCGCCTCGCGCGGCGCCCAGAGCCCGCTCGACTCGCCGAACTCGACGACCATCGTGACCCGGCAGGACATCCGGCTCTCCGGGATCACGCGCATCCCCGAGCTGCTACGGCGCGTCGCCGGCATGGACGTCATGCAAATCACGGGCGGCGACGAGAACGTGTCGATGCGCGGCTTCAACAGCCGCCTCGCCAACAAGATCCTCGTCCTCGTGAACGGGCGCACGGTCAAGAACGACGTGCTCGGCTCGACCTTCTGGGAGGCGCTCTCGATCGACGTGGATCAGATCGAGCGCATCGAGGTCGTGCGCGGCCCGGGCTCCGCGCTCTACGGCGCCGACGCGTTCGCCGGCATCGTCAACATCATCACGATCGAGCCCGGCGTCGGGAAGAGCGGCTTCCGCGCGGGCTACGGGGATCACCGGCAGGGCTACGCCTCGGTGTGGGCCTCCGCGCGCGAGGGCGATTTCGCGTACCGCCTCTCCGCGGGCTACACCCGCTACCCCCGGTGGTCGCGCGAGGTCGCGGACGACCGCATCGACCTCGAGACGAGCGGCCAGAGCCAGGATCTCGGCGCGCAGAACGTCCGCATCGACCTCCGGACGTCGCAGCGGCTCGGGCCGCAGCGCGAGCTCACGGTGGGCGCCGGCTACTCCCGGAGCGAGCTCGACATCTACGGCATCGGCCCGTTCAACGACTACAACCTGGAGGTCGCCAACGCCGACGTCGCGGTCGCGTACCGCAGCGAGAACGTCAACGCGCGGACGTACTACTCGAACCTCGACGGGTACTCGCTGCTCAACGCCGCGTACCTCGGGCACACCCTGTTCGCGGGGCGGCCGCAGCAGCACGTCGTGAACGCAGAGCTCGAGTTCGTGAAGACGCTCCGCGCGCCCAGCCCCGTCGTGCACGACTTCCACATCGGCCTCGGCTACCGGCTCAAGGCGACGTCGTGGAGCTACCTCGAGGACGACATGCCGCTCGAGCACCAGGGCTCGGTGTTCCTCCAGGACTCGATGAAGCTCGGCGAGCGCGTCACGGTGGTCGCGTCCGGGAGGCTCGACTACGTGCCCTACCTGGAGCGGCTCATCCCGTCGCCGCGCGGCTCCGTCATCTTCAAGCCGACCGAGCGCCAGGCGATCCGCGTCTCCGGCTCGACGGCGTTCCGCTCGCCCACGTCGCTCGAGGCCTACGTCGACCTGCCCATCCAGCTCGCGCTGCCCGGCCTCGAGCTCCTCTCGACCTCGAGGACGCCGGACAGCTCCGAGCGCCCCATCGACCCCGAGCAGATCATCACCGCCGAGGCGAGCTACCTGAACCAGCAGAGCGATTACTTCGAGTTCGAGATCACCGCGTACTACAACCGCGTGAGCGATCTCATCGTGCTCGCCGAGCCTCAGCGCACGACCCTCTCGCAGCGCGCCCACGGGTCCGGGGGGCTGAACCCGGAGACGGGGAGATACACCTCGGGCTTCGGCGGCTTCGAGAACCAGAGCGACGTCTACCACGTCTTCGGGGGCGAGCTCGGCGGCCGCGTCTACCCCATCGAGGGGCTCGACATCTTCGCCAACTACGCGCTCAACCGCTCGGTGCACCGGCGCCCTGACGGGCGCGACACGCTCGAGGACGCCCGCACCAGCCGGCACAAGGTGAACGCAGGGGTCCAGGTCCGCACGCCGATCGGCGTCGACGGCGAGGTCACGCTCCACTACCAGTCCTCGCAGGTGTGGGCCGAGCAGGTCCCGACGGGGACGGTCATCGCCACGAAGCAGTACGAGCTGCCCGCGTACACGCTGCTCAACGCGCGCGTCGGCTACCGCTTCCTGGACCGCGCCGAGATCTCCGCGACCGTGTTCAACGCGCTCGACGGGCTCGGCGACAACGCGCTGCAGATGCACCCGTTCGGCAACCGCATCGGCCGGCGCTTCATGGGATTCTTCAGCTACTCGCTCTAG
- a CDS encoding S8 family serine peptidase, translating into MRCTCFPSLALLGALGGAAAGVLVPSDASGGWPPPTSASAEDMAEPEHWPNDPDYGTSVTQSGQWSFYSFIPASSGYVRQEESAAGMAIDLAWRFTQGDPRVRIAVADSGILWGEGDLLEKVSLNQGELAAHKPLHADGAACGGDGALEGFDCNGDGVLSVADYRDTPELTPAASEGRPQGDRNGNGQLDAGDLILHFSDGIDDDQNGYVDDIAGWDFFKNDNDPFDDARDGHGTEGAKTSAAQTNNQLGGAGVCPQCRVIPLRVGESHVADAQDLAKALLYAADGRANVVQCPVTAVDNTGFVQAALDYAHAQGTLVVASMGNEGSRHHGVPATSNHALPVSAVRYDGQSVATSTTFVDASPCSSFGGNNVLAVSSPGCASDATAELAGVAGLLYSVALDRGVSLSPGEVQSLLIATADDIVVPESQEPGSLYRFSQAGFEQRFGHGRVNANRAVEALSEGRVPPAVDITSPRWFEVVYKDQVQGPVPIEGTISAKRAMAYDYWVEWAAGAQPLEADFKVIHKEANLAPTVVAGTEGPIASLDVRTIDTSHLRDPDSPHGEDDRAITVRVRARAHYAAGNVESEARRTVHVDSDPTLVQGFPVRVGDSGEGSPKMADIDGDGVRELVYPTAGGALHVLKVTPKGPQPLPGFPFMTRATDGLLAPPPSPATPDYLGAPRVQQGER; encoded by the coding sequence ATGCGCTGCACTTGCTTTCCCTCGCTTGCTCTTCTGGGGGCGCTCGGCGGCGCCGCGGCGGGCGTGCTCGTTCCATCCGACGCGTCCGGCGGCTGGCCGCCGCCCACGTCGGCCAGCGCAGAGGACATGGCTGAGCCCGAGCACTGGCCGAACGACCCCGACTACGGCACGTCGGTCACGCAGAGCGGACAGTGGAGCTTCTACTCGTTCATCCCGGCCTCGAGCGGGTACGTCCGGCAAGAGGAGTCCGCCGCCGGCATGGCGATCGATCTCGCCTGGCGCTTCACCCAGGGGGATCCGCGCGTCAGGATCGCCGTCGCCGACTCCGGGATCCTCTGGGGAGAGGGGGATCTCCTGGAGAAGGTGTCGCTCAACCAGGGCGAGCTCGCGGCCCACAAGCCGCTGCACGCGGACGGCGCGGCGTGCGGCGGCGACGGCGCGCTCGAGGGCTTCGACTGCAACGGGGATGGGGTCCTCTCCGTCGCGGACTACAGGGACACGCCGGAGCTCACGCCCGCGGCGTCGGAGGGGCGGCCGCAGGGCGATCGGAACGGGAACGGCCAGCTCGACGCCGGCGACCTCATCCTCCACTTCTCCGACGGGATCGACGACGATCAGAACGGCTACGTCGACGACATCGCGGGCTGGGACTTCTTCAAGAACGACAACGATCCGTTCGACGACGCCCGCGACGGCCACGGCACCGAGGGCGCAAAGACGTCGGCCGCGCAGACGAACAACCAGCTGGGCGGCGCGGGCGTCTGCCCGCAGTGTCGGGTCATCCCGCTGCGCGTCGGCGAGAGCCACGTCGCCGACGCGCAGGACCTCGCGAAGGCGCTCCTCTACGCGGCCGACGGCCGGGCCAACGTCGTGCAGTGCCCTGTGACCGCTGTCGACAACACCGGCTTCGTCCAGGCGGCGCTCGACTACGCCCACGCCCAGGGGACGCTCGTCGTCGCGTCGATGGGCAACGAGGGCTCGCGCCACCACGGCGTGCCCGCGACGAGCAACCACGCGCTGCCCGTGAGCGCCGTCCGCTACGACGGCCAGAGCGTCGCGACGTCGACCACGTTCGTCGACGCGTCCCCGTGCTCGAGCTTCGGCGGCAACAACGTCCTGGCCGTGTCGAGCCCCGGCTGCGCCAGCGACGCGACCGCCGAGCTCGCCGGCGTCGCGGGGCTGCTCTACTCCGTCGCCCTCGACCGCGGCGTGTCGCTGTCCCCGGGGGAGGTGCAGAGCTTGCTCATCGCGACCGCCGACGACATCGTGGTGCCGGAGTCGCAGGAGCCCGGGTCGCTGTACCGCTTCTCGCAGGCGGGGTTCGAGCAGCGGTTCGGCCACGGCCGCGTCAACGCGAACCGCGCCGTGGAGGCGCTCAGCGAGGGGCGCGTGCCGCCCGCCGTCGACATCACGTCGCCGCGGTGGTTCGAGGTCGTCTACAAGGATCAGGTCCAGGGCCCGGTGCCGATCGAGGGCACCATCTCGGCGAAGCGGGCGATGGCCTACGACTACTGGGTCGAGTGGGCTGCAGGCGCGCAGCCGCTCGAGGCGGATTTCAAGGTGATCCACAAGGAGGCGAACCTGGCGCCGACGGTCGTCGCCGGCACCGAGGGCCCGATCGCCTCCCTCGACGTGCGCACGATCGACACGTCCCACCTCCGCGACCCCGACAGCCCCCACGGCGAGGACGATCGCGCGATCACGGTGCGCGTCCGCGCGAGGGCCCACTACGCCGCCGGCAACGTGGAGAGCGAGGCGCGGCGCACGGTCCACGTCGACAGCGATCCGACGCTGGTCCAGGGCTTCCCCGTCCGCGTCGGCGACAGCGGCGAGGGCAGCCCGAAGATGGCCGACATCGACGGCGACGGCGTCCGCGAGCTCGTCTATCCGACGGCCGGCGGCGCGCTGCACGTGCTGAAGGTGACGCCCAAGGGGCCGCAGCCGCTGCCGGGGTTCCCGTTCATGACCCGCGCCACCGACGGCCTGCTCGCTCCGCCGCCGTCCCCGGCCACGCCCGATTACCTCGGCGCCCCCCGCGTACAGCAAGGTGAACGGTGA